A stretch of the Ostrea edulis chromosome 9, xbOstEdul1.1, whole genome shotgun sequence genome encodes the following:
- the LOC125659829 gene encoding uncharacterized protein LOC125659829 — protein sequence MPKEKSTRAKKKKGGEVMRKGRTNKNVEGPVEFQEQTTMETSTNYGFEGEMDVSPRDEPSGFRMENSRETIREQQVWVVGSSIVKRAFLAARIRPDGVNLGLMDRLNVSIWWQGKGGMGWYEMYNKIKTLLKVADPPDYIILHCGGNNIGYTPIKQLIQDMKGTIDKIWKLLPNTKLVWSQILPRKNWTRSAYKYNVHYKLLSF from the exons ATGCCAAAAGAAAAATCAACGAGGGCGAAAAAGAAGAAGGGAGGTGAAGTTATGAGAAAGGGGCGAACAAATAAAAATGTGGAAGGACCAGTTGAATTTCAAGAGCAGACGACAATGGAGACATCAACAAATTATGGATTTGAGGGAGAAATGGATGTATCACCCAGAGATGAACCATCGGGATTCCGCATGGAGAATTCCAGGGAAACCATTCGAG AACAACAGGTATGGGTAGTGGGCTCATCAATAGTCAAAAGAGCATTTTTAGCAGCTAGAATCAGACCAGATGGAGTTAACTTGGGACTAATGGATAGATTAAATGTGTCTATTTGGTGGCAAGGAAAAGGGGGTATGGGCTGGTATGAAATGTACAACAAGATCAAAACATTGCTGAAAGTTGCTGACCCTCCTGATTACATTATTCTACATTGTGGTGGTAATAATATTGGGTACACACCAATCAAACAGcttatacaagatatgaaaggtaCAATTGACAAAATTTGGAAACTTTTACCCAATACAAAGCTTGTATGGTCGCAAATATTGCCTAGAAAGAACTG GACAAGGTCAGCttacaagtacaatgtacactacaaactgctatcattttga